The Microvirgula aerodenitrificans DSM 15089 genome has a segment encoding these proteins:
- the epsC gene encoding serine O-acetyltransferase EpsC — translation MNSPFLAIPPAATDAGDGLWPLEQVVAELRTARAQWRAAQHRQAESGSRELPSRDILTDITHALRAALFPLRLGPPDLRPAGEDFYVGHTLDRALNALLGQVRLELHFVLRHKSGNLDAQIDHKARGIVREFAIRLPQIRRLLDSDVESAYLGDPAARSVDEILLCYPGIVAIMHHRLAHALYRLGVPLLARIVAELAHAETGIDIHPGAQIGRGFFIDHGTGVVIGETAVIGERVRLYQAVTLGARRFETDDSGALRKGGPRHPVVEDDVVIYAGATLLGRITIGRGSSIGGNVWLTRSVPPGSAITQAGLQQETPPRDGPAP, via the coding sequence ATGAATTCTCCCTTCCTCGCCATTCCGCCCGCCGCCACAGACGCCGGCGACGGCCTGTGGCCGCTGGAACAGGTGGTCGCCGAACTGCGCACTGCCCGCGCCCAGTGGCGCGCCGCCCAGCACCGCCAGGCCGAATCGGGCAGCCGAGAGCTGCCTTCGCGCGACATCCTGACCGACATCACCCACGCACTGCGTGCGGCGCTGTTCCCGCTGCGACTCGGCCCGCCGGACCTGCGTCCGGCCGGTGAGGACTTTTACGTCGGCCACACCCTGGACCGGGCGCTGAACGCCCTGCTCGGCCAGGTCAGGCTGGAGCTGCATTTCGTACTGCGCCACAAGAGCGGAAACCTGGACGCGCAGATCGACCACAAGGCGCGCGGCATCGTGCGCGAGTTCGCCATCCGCCTGCCGCAGATCCGCCGCCTGCTCGACAGCGACGTCGAATCGGCCTACCTCGGCGACCCGGCCGCGCGCAGTGTGGACGAGATCCTGCTGTGCTACCCCGGCATCGTCGCCATCATGCATCACCGGCTCGCCCATGCGCTGTACCGGCTTGGTGTGCCATTGCTGGCGCGCATCGTCGCCGAACTGGCGCATGCCGAAACCGGCATCGACATCCATCCCGGCGCGCAGATCGGCCGTGGCTTCTTTATCGATCACGGCACCGGCGTAGTTATCGGCGAAACCGCCGTGATCGGCGAGCGCGTGCGCCTGTACCAGGCCGTCACTCTCGGCGCACGCCGCTTCGAGACCGACGACAGCGGCGCGCTGCGCAAGGGCGGCCCGCGCCATCCGGTCGTCGAGGACGACGTGGTCATCTATGCCGGCGCCACCCTGCTCGGCCGGATCACCATCGGCCGCGGCTCATCCATCGGCGGCAATGTCTGGCTGACCCGCAGCGTGCCGCCGGGCAGCGCCATCACCCAGGCCGGCCTGCAGCAGGAAACGCCACCGCGCGACGGACCGGCGCCATGA
- a CDS encoding Gfo/Idh/MocA family oxidoreductase yields MTAIRIAMIGAGETGTPLLRQLLDAPFVELVGLADLDLEQPGIALAREHGRPVTTDFRELARDASIDILIDVTGVPAVRETLRQIMQDTRNEHTLIMHERIALLMLSLSAGHWIDGKHDNEHYV; encoded by the coding sequence ATGACTGCCATTCGTATCGCCATGATCGGCGCCGGTGAAACCGGTACCCCCCTGCTGCGCCAACTGCTTGACGCCCCGTTCGTCGAACTGGTCGGTCTGGCCGACCTCGACCTCGAACAGCCGGGCATTGCGCTGGCGCGCGAGCATGGCCGCCCCGTCACTACCGACTTCCGCGAACTGGCACGCGATGCCTCGATCGACATCCTGATCGACGTGACCGGCGTCCCGGCCGTGCGCGAAACACTGCGCCAGATCATGCAGGACACCCGCAACGAACATACGCTGATCATGCATGAGCGCATCGCGCTGCTGATGCTGTCGCTGTCGGCCGGCCACTGGATCGACGGCAAGCACGACAACGAACACTACGTGTAA
- the cas2e gene encoding type I-E CRISPR-associated endoribonuclease Cas2e, which yields MLVIVLENAPPRLRGRMAIWLLEVRAGVYVGTYNRKVREYLWQQVEEGLEDGNAVMAWQAANEAGFEFVTLGRNRRMPVEFDGARLVSFHPPDSGDVTA from the coding sequence ATGCTGGTCATCGTACTTGAGAATGCCCCGCCCAGACTGCGCGGCCGCATGGCCATCTGGCTGCTGGAGGTACGGGCCGGCGTCTACGTTGGCACGTACAATCGCAAGGTGCGTGAATACCTGTGGCAGCAGGTGGAAGAAGGGCTGGAGGACGGCAATGCGGTAATGGCCTGGCAAGCCGCCAATGAGGCCGGTTTTGAGTTTGTCACGCTTGGTCGCAATCGACGGATGCCGGTCGAATTCGACGGCGCCAGACTGGTGTCGTTTCATCCTCCGGATTCCGGTGACGTCACAGCCTAG
- a CDS encoding acyl-CoA dehydrogenase family protein translates to MNDISTTPALHDRVAGLAQQTLAPRVIDIDRDGLYPEAFLRELGALGGFSAALAAEDGGSGLASQIGVIDTVGRVCGSTAFLVWCQTTCIWYLRHAPNAAVRERHLGPLLRGERLGGTGLSNAMKHLAGIEDIRLRARRDGSGYRIDGSLPWVSNIGSGHVFAAAAAVDDGGYVMFLLQCDQAGVSLHACPEFAGLEGTRTLNVRLHDVAIDADAVIAAPAEFAGYIRRIKPGFVLGQLGIGFGIVDACLRILRESAVSHGHVNAFLDQQEAPLAAELAAARAQAAALADAADQGTVRPLDVLKLRAAAAELALRAANAAVLHAGAKGYLIRHPAQRRLREAVFVAIVTPALKQLRKEIHALEHAA, encoded by the coding sequence ATGAACGATATTTCCACAACGCCCGCACTGCATGACCGGGTCGCCGGACTGGCACAGCAGACGCTGGCGCCACGGGTCATCGACATCGACCGCGATGGTCTGTACCCGGAAGCCTTCCTGCGCGAACTCGGCGCCCTCGGCGGCTTTTCGGCCGCGCTGGCCGCGGAGGACGGCGGCAGCGGGCTGGCCAGCCAGATCGGCGTCATCGACACCGTCGGCCGGGTCTGCGGTTCAACCGCCTTTCTGGTCTGGTGCCAGACCACCTGCATCTGGTATCTGCGCCATGCACCGAATGCCGCCGTGCGCGAACGCCATCTCGGACCGCTGCTGCGCGGTGAACGGCTTGGCGGCACCGGTCTGTCCAATGCGATGAAGCACCTGGCCGGCATCGAGGACATCCGTTTGCGTGCCCGCCGCGATGGTAGCGGCTACCGCATCGACGGCAGCCTGCCATGGGTATCCAACATCGGCTCCGGTCACGTATTCGCCGCTGCCGCCGCCGTCGACGACGGCGGCTACGTGATGTTCCTGCTCCAGTGCGACCAGGCCGGCGTCTCGCTGCACGCCTGCCCGGAATTCGCCGGTCTGGAAGGGACGCGCACGCTGAATGTCCGCCTGCATGACGTCGCCATCGACGCCGATGCCGTCATCGCCGCTCCGGCGGAGTTCGCCGGCTATATCCGCCGCATCAAGCCCGGTTTCGTGCTCGGCCAGCTTGGCATCGGCTTCGGCATTGTCGACGCCTGCCTGCGCATCCTGCGCGAGTCGGCGGTCTCCCACGGCCACGTCAACGCCTTCCTCGATCAGCAGGAAGCGCCGCTGGCGGCAGAACTGGCCGCCGCGCGCGCGCAGGCCGCCGCCCTGGCCGACGCCGCCGATCAGGGCACGGTACGGCCGCTGGACGTGCTGAAGTTGCGCGCCGCCGCGGCAGAACTGGCGCTGCGCGCCGCCAACGCCGCCGTGCTGCATGCCGGCGCCAAAGGCTACCTGATCCGCCACCCGGCCCAGCGCCGGCTGCGCGAAGCGGTGTTCGTTGCCATCGTCACCCCGGCGCTGAAACAGTTGCGCAAGGAAATCCATGCGCTGGAGCACGCCGCATGA
- the cas1e gene encoding type I-E CRISPR-associated endonuclease Cas1e, whose translation MSQPLPKLKPIPVRERLSVLFVERCQLDVLDGAFVAVDTTGIRTHIPIGGVACLLLEPGVRVSHAACKLAAEVGTLLVWVGEAGVRLYSAGQPGGARADRLLHQARLALDDDARLKVVREMYRRRFGDEPPQRRSVEQLRGIEGTRVRALYKLLAGQYGVKWQGRNYDRNDWDAADPVNRCLSAANHCLYGVVEAAVLAAGYAPAIGFIHSGKPLSFVYDIADLYKFETVVPAAFAVAAKSTGGNDERTVRQSCRDMFRRTRLLERIIPDIEELLAAGGLSVPVVDGVVEVAIPEEKGLGDAGHRT comes from the coding sequence ATGAGCCAGCCTCTCCCCAAACTCAAGCCGATTCCGGTCAGGGAACGGCTGTCGGTGCTGTTTGTCGAGCGCTGTCAGCTGGACGTGCTGGATGGTGCATTTGTCGCCGTCGACACGACCGGGATACGGACGCATATTCCGATCGGCGGTGTTGCCTGTCTGCTGCTGGAGCCCGGGGTTCGCGTGTCGCATGCGGCCTGCAAGCTGGCTGCCGAAGTGGGTACGCTGCTGGTCTGGGTGGGTGAGGCCGGGGTACGGTTGTACTCGGCAGGCCAGCCGGGCGGAGCGCGGGCGGACCGGCTGCTGCATCAGGCCCGGCTGGCGCTGGATGACGATGCCAGGCTCAAGGTGGTACGCGAGATGTACCGGCGCCGTTTTGGCGACGAGCCGCCGCAGCGGCGTTCGGTCGAGCAGTTGCGCGGTATCGAGGGCACGCGCGTCCGGGCGCTGTACAAGTTGCTGGCCGGGCAGTATGGCGTCAAATGGCAGGGGCGAAACTATGATCGCAATGACTGGGACGCCGCCGACCCGGTCAATCGCTGCCTGTCTGCGGCCAACCATTGTCTGTATGGCGTGGTCGAGGCGGCCGTACTGGCAGCCGGCTATGCGCCGGCCATCGGCTTTATCCATAGTGGCAAACCGCTGTCGTTCGTCTACGACATCGCGGACCTGTACAAATTCGAAACCGTTGTTCCGGCCGCCTTTGCCGTTGCCGCGAAATCGACCGGCGGCAATGACGAACGGACCGTGCGACAGTCATGCCGGGACATGTTTCGCCGCACGCGACTGCTGGAGCGGATCATCCCCGATATCGAAGAACTGCTGGCGGCGGGCGGGCTGAGCGTGCCGGTCGTGGACGGGGTGGTCGAGGTGGCGATTCCGGAAGAGAAGGGGCTTGGCGATGCTGGTCATCGTACTTGA
- a CDS encoding ABC transporter substrate-binding protein translates to MTQDPLRSRREFLKLSALLTAGGALPLLQSFEARAAADANAPVRIGYLPITDATPLLVAHHNKLYEAEGLTVEAPRLFRSWAQLVEAFVSGQVNVVHLLSPITVWARYGSKVPAKVVAWNHVDGSALTVLPEIDNIRQLGGKTVAIPFWYSMHNVVLQQLLTQNGLQAISGGRAAPRANEVNLVVMSPADMTPALASRQIAGFIVAEPFNAAAELLKVGKVLRFTGDVWKNHACCVVFMHERDLNQRPEWSQKVVTSLVKAQAWIQDNRGATARLLSRDGPNRYTPHSVETLSRVLEPNAAQARQYAASGAIRHPDWKEERIDFQPYPFPSYTETLVRMLKTTRIEGNNAFLAGLKPEQVARDLVDDRFVRQALRQVGGLKTFGFPDSFTRNEIVSV, encoded by the coding sequence ATGACCCAAGATCCGTTGCGCTCCCGCCGGGAGTTCCTGAAATTGTCCGCGCTGCTGACCGCCGGCGGCGCACTGCCGCTGCTGCAGTCGTTCGAGGCCCGCGCCGCCGCCGATGCCAATGCGCCGGTGCGGATCGGCTACCTGCCGATCACCGATGCCACACCACTGCTGGTCGCCCATCACAACAAGCTGTACGAGGCCGAAGGGCTGACGGTGGAAGCCCCGCGCCTGTTCCGCAGCTGGGCGCAACTGGTTGAAGCGTTTGTGTCCGGCCAGGTCAATGTGGTCCACCTGCTGTCGCCGATCACGGTGTGGGCACGCTACGGCAGCAAGGTGCCGGCCAAAGTGGTCGCCTGGAACCATGTCGACGGCTCGGCCCTGACCGTACTGCCCGAGATCGACAATATCCGCCAGCTCGGCGGCAAGACGGTGGCGATCCCGTTCTGGTATTCAATGCACAACGTGGTGCTGCAGCAGCTGCTGACGCAGAACGGCCTGCAGGCGATCAGCGGCGGCCGCGCCGCGCCGCGCGCCAATGAAGTGAATCTGGTGGTGATGTCCCCGGCCGACATGACCCCGGCGCTGGCCAGCCGCCAGATCGCCGGCTTTATCGTCGCCGAGCCGTTCAATGCCGCCGCCGAGCTGCTGAAGGTCGGCAAGGTGCTGCGCTTTACCGGCGACGTGTGGAAAAACCATGCCTGCTGTGTAGTTTTCATGCACGAGCGCGATCTGAACCAGCGCCCGGAATGGAGCCAGAAAGTGGTCACCAGCCTGGTCAAGGCCCAGGCCTGGATCCAGGACAACCGTGGCGCCACCGCGCGCCTGCTGTCCAGGGACGGCCCCAACCGCTACACGCCGCACAGTGTGGAAACCCTGTCCCGGGTGCTGGAGCCGAATGCGGCCCAGGCGCGCCAGTACGCAGCCAGCGGCGCCATCCGTCACCCGGACTGGAAGGAAGAGCGGATCGACTTCCAGCCGTATCCGTTCCCGAGCTACACCGAAACCCTGGTGCGGATGCTGAAGACCACCCGCATCGAGGGCAACAACGCCTTCCTCGCCGGGCTGAAGCCCGAGCAGGTCGCCCGCGACCTGGTCGATGATCGCTTCGTCAGGCAGGCGCTGCGCCAGGTCGGCGGGCTGAAGACGTTCGGGTTCCCCGATTCGTTCACCCGCAATGAAATCGTGTCGGTCTAG
- a CDS encoding ABC transporter permease, with amino-acid sequence MSVLAAGNGKAARLALAVGGLALLLAAWALGIQWLGREQPLAALLGPGPTFVSLYELLAGNELTRHVLVSLRRVLVGLGLAFAIGVPLGLAVGVSRPVEAGTSAAFQFLRMISPLSWMPIAVMVLGVGDAPIYFLLAFAAVWPIMLNTAAGVRQLDPRWLQLGRSLSATRTETLFRIILPGILGHILTGVRLAIGIVWIVLVPCEMLGVSAGLGYFILDTRDRLAYSELMAVILLIGLLGYLLDALARWLKRAVHAEA; translated from the coding sequence ATGTCTGTTCTTGCGGCCGGAAACGGCAAGGCCGCGCGGCTGGCGCTGGCCGTGGGCGGGCTGGCGCTGCTGCTGGCAGCCTGGGCACTGGGCATCCAGTGGCTGGGTCGCGAGCAGCCGCTGGCAGCCCTGCTCGGACCGGGGCCGACCTTCGTCAGCCTGTACGAGCTGCTGGCCGGCAACGAGCTGACCCGCCATGTGCTGGTCAGCCTGCGCCGGGTACTGGTCGGGCTCGGCCTGGCATTCGCCATCGGCGTGCCGCTCGGCCTGGCCGTCGGCGTGTCGCGGCCGGTCGAGGCCGGCACCTCGGCCGCATTCCAGTTCCTGCGCATGATCTCGCCACTGTCGTGGATGCCGATCGCGGTCATGGTGCTGGGTGTCGGTGATGCGCCGATCTACTTCCTGCTCGCCTTCGCCGCAGTGTGGCCGATCATGCTGAACACCGCCGCCGGCGTGCGCCAGCTCGACCCGCGCTGGCTGCAACTGGGCCGCAGCCTCAGTGCCACGCGCACGGAGACACTGTTCCGCATCATCCTTCCCGGCATCCTCGGCCATATCCTGACCGGCGTCAGACTCGCCATCGGCATCGTCTGGATCGTGCTGGTGCCGTGCGAAATGCTCGGCGTCAGCGCCGGGCTCGGCTATTTCATCCTCGATACGCGAGACCGCCTCGCCTACTCGGAACTGATGGCCGTCATTCTGCTGATCGGCCTGCTCGGCTACCTGCTCGACGCCCTGGCACGCTGGCTGAAGCGTGCCGTGCATGCGGAAGCCTGA
- a CDS encoding rubredoxin codes for MSVQWMCGPCGFIYDEALGLPDHGIAPGTPFADIPDDWVCPDCGLGKPDFFLIPD; via the coding sequence ATGAGCGTGCAGTGGATGTGCGGTCCTTGCGGCTTCATTTACGACGAAGCACTGGGCCTGCCCGACCACGGCATCGCCCCCGGCACCCCGTTCGCCGACATTCCCGACGACTGGGTCTGCCCCGACTGCGGTCTGGGCAAGCCCGATTTCTTCCTCATTCCGGATTAA
- a CDS encoding family 2A encapsulin nanocompartment shell protein, with protein MSAQHDAQLALGDNAARQLANATKTVPQLSIISPRWLTHLLQWQPVEAGIYRLNKVRNPRDVRVACSQRDESELPSTFVDYEEQPREYFLNAVTTVLDVHTRVSDLYSSPHDQIKEQLRLTIETIKERQESELINNPDYGLLANVADEQRLSTLTGAPTPDDLDDLLTRVWKEPGFFLTHPLAIAAFGRECTRRGVPPPTVSLFGSQFLTWRGIPLIPSDKVPVEDGKTRILLLRTGDKRQGVVGLFQPGLAGEQSPGLSVRFMGINRNAIASYLISLYCSLAVLSDDALAVLEDVEIGKYHDYPDTYK; from the coding sequence ATGTCCGCTCAACACGATGCGCAGCTGGCGCTCGGCGACAATGCCGCCCGTCAACTGGCAAACGCCACCAAGACGGTTCCACAACTTTCCATCATCTCGCCGCGCTGGCTGACCCACTTGCTGCAATGGCAACCGGTCGAAGCCGGCATCTACCGTCTGAACAAGGTCAGGAACCCGCGCGACGTACGTGTCGCTTGCTCGCAACGGGACGAGTCGGAACTGCCGTCGACCTTTGTCGACTACGAAGAACAGCCGCGCGAATACTTCCTCAACGCCGTGACCACGGTACTGGACGTGCACACCCGCGTGTCCGACCTGTACTCCAGCCCGCATGACCAGATCAAGGAACAGCTGCGGCTGACCATCGAGACGATCAAGGAGCGCCAGGAAAGCGAGCTGATCAACAACCCGGACTACGGCCTGCTGGCCAATGTGGCCGACGAGCAGCGGCTGTCGACCCTGACCGGCGCCCCGACCCCGGATGACCTCGACGACCTGCTGACCCGGGTGTGGAAAGAGCCGGGCTTCTTCCTGACCCACCCGCTGGCCATCGCCGCCTTCGGCCGCGAGTGCACCCGTCGTGGCGTGCCGCCGCCGACCGTCAGCCTGTTCGGCTCGCAGTTCCTGACCTGGCGCGGCATCCCGCTGATCCCGTCGGACAAGGTGCCGGTCGAGGACGGCAAGACCCGCATCCTGCTGCTGCGCACCGGCGACAAGCGCCAGGGCGTGGTCGGCCTGTTCCAGCCCGGCCTGGCCGGCGAGCAGAGCCCGGGGCTGTCGGTGCGCTTCATGGGCATCAACCGCAATGCCATCGCGTCCTACCTGATCTCGCTGTATTGCTCGCTGGCAGTGCTGTCCGACGATGCGCTGGCCGTTCTCGAAGACGTGGAAATTGGCAAGTACCATGACTATCCAGACACTTACAAGTGA
- a CDS encoding ABC transporter ATP-binding protein has protein sequence MTARPDALPALWAENISLSYPRPDGQRQRILEGFGLSLAAGETVALLGPSGVGKSSLLRVLAGLQTADSGRVQALGAPLTGPHPRLGMVFQDPCLLPWLTLAGNVAFGLDFRHQPALDAASRRRRVDDAIAEVGLDAFRLRHPAELSGGMAQRAALARSLARQPAILLLDEPFSALDEITRGDMQLLLREVIRHHQAAAVLVTHDIDEALRVADRILLIGGQPGRLIDSWTLNLPAPGADQDRALTELRLDIVQRLRHARTPSPLPQQA, from the coding sequence GTGACCGCAAGGCCCGATGCCCTGCCCGCCCTGTGGGCGGAAAATATTTCCCTGTCCTACCCGCGGCCGGACGGCCAGCGCCAGCGGATACTGGAAGGCTTCGGCCTGTCGCTCGCCGCTGGCGAAACCGTGGCGCTGCTCGGCCCGAGCGGGGTCGGCAAATCGTCGCTGCTGCGCGTGCTGGCCGGCCTGCAGACCGCCGACAGTGGCCGGGTGCAGGCACTCGGCGCGCCGCTGACCGGCCCGCATCCGCGTCTGGGCATGGTGTTCCAGGACCCGTGCCTGCTGCCGTGGCTGACCCTGGCCGGAAACGTCGCCTTCGGCCTGGATTTCCGTCACCAGCCGGCGCTGGACGCCGCCAGCCGGCGGCGGCGGGTCGATGACGCCATTGCCGAAGTCGGACTGGACGCCTTCCGCCTGCGCCACCCGGCCGAACTGTCCGGCGGCATGGCCCAGCGTGCCGCGCTGGCCCGCAGCCTGGCGCGCCAGCCGGCCATCCTGCTGCTGGACGAGCCATTCAGCGCGCTGGACGAGATTACCCGTGGCGATATGCAGTTGCTGCTGCGCGAGGTCATTCGTCATCACCAGGCGGCCGCCGTGCTGGTCACCCACGATATCGACGAAGCCCTGCGGGTAGCCGACCGCATTCTGCTGATCGGCGGCCAGCCCGGCCGCCTGATCGACAGCTGGACGCTGAACCTGCCGGCGCCGGGTGCCGACCAGGACCGGGCGCTGACTGAGCTGCGCCTCGACATCGTGCAACGGCTGCGACATGCCCGCACGCCCTCCCCCCTCCCCCAACAGGCCTGA
- a CDS encoding family 2A encapsulin nanocompartment cargo protein cysteine desulfurase, with translation MTIQTLTSEPVPAGLPDVLTLAQLAGEFFAALPGSPPAAPTAPTPLRATGPVIASGSGSPTLAPAAPPGEAPAAAGVPRGHNAAPGVPQGYAAALPTLAAPSAPSSSSPYYFLDSGNGYPSASGLSVPHSLAAQPFGFPGETALRELLADIDHRPRDRAAPANGSGHFYFLDPAADGRPARSAPQAASQPPLDVNRVRHDFPILQERVNGKPLVWFDNAATTHKPQAVIDRLAWFYAHENSNIHRAAHELAARATDAYEAARQKVARFLGAASPDEIVFVRGATEAINLVAKSWGAANIGAGDEIIVSHLEHHANIVPWQQLAAEKGAKIRVIPVDDSGQLLLDEYRKLLGPRTRLVAVTQVSNALGTVTPVHEVVALAHGVGATVLVDGAQAVSHLRVDVRALDADFYVFSGHKVFGPTGIGVVYGKKAILDGMPPWQGGGNMIADVTFERTLYHGAPARFEAGTGNIADAVGLGAAIDYVEQLGLDNIAAYEHALLEYATHGLRAIPGLRLIGTAQHKTSVASFVLQGYKPEEVGDALNREGIAVRSGHHCAQPILRRFGVEATVRPSLAFYNTCEEVDKLVAVVRGLARR, from the coding sequence ATGACTATCCAGACACTTACAAGTGAGCCGGTCCCGGCCGGCCTGCCGGACGTGCTGACCCTGGCGCAACTGGCCGGCGAGTTCTTCGCCGCGCTGCCGGGGTCGCCGCCGGCCGCCCCGACGGCACCGACCCCGCTGCGCGCGACCGGACCGGTCATCGCCTCCGGCAGCGGCTCGCCGACGCTGGCCCCGGCAGCCCCGCCGGGCGAAGCACCGGCCGCCGCCGGCGTACCACGCGGCCACAATGCCGCGCCCGGCGTGCCGCAGGGCTACGCTGCCGCGCTGCCGACGCTGGCTGCGCCGTCGGCGCCCTCCTCGTCGTCGCCGTACTACTTCCTCGACAGCGGCAATGGTTATCCGTCCGCCAGCGGGCTGTCGGTACCGCACAGCCTCGCCGCACAGCCATTCGGCTTTCCGGGCGAAACGGCGCTGCGCGAGTTGCTGGCCGACATCGACCACCGGCCACGGGACCGGGCAGCACCGGCAAACGGCAGCGGTCATTTCTACTTCCTCGACCCGGCAGCCGACGGCCGTCCGGCCCGCAGTGCCCCACAGGCCGCCAGCCAGCCGCCGCTGGATGTGAACCGGGTACGCCACGACTTCCCGATCCTGCAGGAACGGGTGAACGGCAAGCCGCTGGTCTGGTTCGACAATGCCGCGACCACGCACAAGCCGCAGGCCGTCATCGACCGGCTCGCCTGGTTCTACGCCCACGAGAACTCGAACATCCACCGTGCCGCGCATGAACTGGCGGCACGGGCGACCGATGCCTACGAGGCGGCGCGACAGAAGGTGGCCCGCTTCCTTGGCGCGGCCTCGCCGGACGAAATCGTGTTCGTGCGCGGCGCAACCGAGGCCATCAATCTGGTGGCAAAGAGCTGGGGCGCAGCCAATATCGGCGCGGGAGACGAAATCATCGTCTCCCACCTGGAACACCACGCCAATATCGTGCCGTGGCAGCAACTGGCGGCCGAAAAGGGCGCAAAGATCCGCGTGATCCCGGTCGACGACAGCGGACAACTGCTGCTCGACGAGTACCGCAAGCTGCTCGGACCGCGCACCAGGCTGGTTGCAGTAACCCAGGTATCGAACGCACTGGGCACCGTGACCCCGGTGCACGAAGTCGTGGCGCTTGCACACGGCGTCGGCGCCACGGTGCTGGTCGACGGCGCGCAGGCGGTGTCCCACCTGCGGGTTGACGTGCGGGCGCTGGATGCGGACTTCTACGTGTTCTCCGGCCACAAGGTGTTCGGCCCGACCGGCATCGGCGTGGTCTACGGCAAGAAGGCGATCCTGGACGGCATGCCGCCGTGGCAGGGCGGCGGCAACATGATTGCCGACGTCACCTTCGAGCGCACGCTGTACCACGGCGCCCCGGCCCGCTTCGAAGCCGGCACCGGCAATATCGCAGACGCCGTCGGCCTTGGCGCCGCCATCGACTACGTCGAGCAGCTGGGCCTGGACAATATCGCCGCCTACGAGCACGCGCTGCTCGAATACGCGACCCACGGCCTGCGCGCCATCCCCGGCCTGCGCCTGATCGGCACCGCGCAGCACAAGACCAGCGTCGCATCCTTCGTCCTGCAGGGCTACAAACCGGAGGAAGTCGGCGACGCGCTGAACCGCGAAGGCATCGCCGTGCGCTCCGGCCACCATTGCGCACAGCCGATCCTGCGCCGCTTCGGCGTCGAAGCCACGGTGCGGCCGTCGCTGGCGTTCTACAACACCTGCGAAGAGGTCGACAAGCTGGTGGCCGTGGTCAGGGGGCTGGCACGACGGTAG
- a CDS encoding rhodanese-like domain-containing protein produces the protein MSTVALSLISPASERADAPRHEHPVLAAARHQARVANLPFAGSVTPQQAWQLVEAGAAQLVDVRSPEEVKFVGRVPDTQNVPWASGTALNRNPRFLKELETRAGGKDAVLLLLCRSGKRSAEAAAAATRAGFDAVFNVLEGFEGELDAHQQRGAAGGWRHRQLPWQQD, from the coding sequence ATGTCCACCGTAGCCCTGTCCCTGATTTCCCCCGCCAGCGAACGGGCTGATGCCCCCCGTCACGAACACCCGGTTCTCGCCGCCGCCCGCCACCAGGCCCGGGTCGCGAACCTGCCGTTTGCCGGCAGCGTCACGCCGCAGCAGGCATGGCAACTGGTCGAGGCCGGCGCCGCGCAGCTGGTCGATGTCCGCTCGCCGGAAGAGGTCAAATTCGTCGGCCGCGTGCCTGACACGCAGAACGTGCCGTGGGCGTCCGGCACCGCACTGAACCGCAATCCGCGTTTTCTGAAAGAACTGGAAACCCGCGCCGGCGGCAAGGACGCCGTGCTGCTGCTGTTGTGCCGCAGCGGCAAGCGCTCGGCCGAGGCCGCTGCGGCCGCCACCCGCGCCGGCTTTGACGCGGTATTCAATGTCCTGGAAGGCTTCGAGGGCGAGCTGGATGCGCACCAGCAGCGCGGCGCGGCCGGGGGCTGGCGTCACCGGCAACTGCCGTGGCAACAGGACTGA
- a CDS encoding helix-turn-helix domain-containing protein, whose amino-acid sequence MNPHHFGREVRQLRETRICAQEALAERADLNRSCPGGIERGDVVPSLNTMAWLAGAPGLKRPGRVARCETRLAA is encoded by the coding sequence ATGAACCCGCATCACTTTGGCCGCGAGGTGCGCCAGCTCCGCGAGACGCGGATCTGCGCGCAGGAAGCACTGGCGGAACGCGCCGACCTGAACCGTTCCTGCCCCGGCGGGATCGAGCGTGGCGACGTGGTGCCATCGCTGAACACCATGGCCTGGCTCGCCGGCGCGCCCGGATTGAAACGGCCCGGACGGGTCGCCCGCTGCGAAACCCGCCTCGCAGCCTGA